A single window of Loxodonta africana isolate mLoxAfr1 chromosome 10, mLoxAfr1.hap2, whole genome shotgun sequence DNA harbors:
- the GPATCH2L gene encoding G patch domain-containing protein 2-like isoform X5, with amino-acid sequence MDELVHDLASALEQTSEQNKLGELWEEMALSPRQQRRQLRKRRGRKRRSDFTHQAEHTCCYSEASESSLDEAIKDCREMAPVTNFSDSDDTMVAKRHPALNTIVKSKQHSWHESDSFTENAPCRPLRRRRKVKRVTSEVAASLQQKLKVSDWSYERGCRFKSAKKQRLSRWKENTPWTSSGHGLCESAENRTFLSKTGRKERMECEADEQKQGSDENMSECETSSVCSSSDTGLFTNDEGRQGDDEQSDWFYEGECVPGFTVPNLLPKWTPDRCSEVERMDSGLDKLSDSTFLLPSRPAQRGYHARLNRLPGAAARCLRKGRRRLGGKETSISTLGTERIGHIISDPRHKEKNKALASAFPHISTCAHEFNPLSPLYSLDVLADASHRRCSPAHCSARQASIHLGPPCSRDVKRKRKPVATASLSSPNAGAFHTEGCSL; translated from the exons ATGGATGAGCTGGTACATGACTTGGCCTCAGCCTTGGAGCAGACATCTGAGCAGAATAAGCTTGGTGAGCTGTGGGAGGAGATGGCTCTGAGCCCTCGGCAGCAGAGGCGGCAGCTTCGGAAACGGAGAGGCCGGAAGCGCCGTTCAGACTTCACTCACCAGGCTGAGCACACCTGCTGCTACAGTGAAGCCTCGGAGTCAAGTCTGGATGAGGCCATTAAGGACTGTCGAGAAATGGCTCCAGTCACCAATTTTAGTGACTCTGATGACACCATGGTAGCCAAACGGCACCCCGCTCTCAATACCATTGTTAAGAGTAAGCAACATTCCTGGCATGAATCTGACTCCTTTACAGAAAACGCACCTTGTCGACCACTCAGGCGTCGGCGGAAGGTGAAGCGAGTGACGTCCGAGGTGGCTGCCAGCCTTCAGCAGAAGCTCAAGGTGTCAGATTGGAGCTATGAGAGGGGCTGCAGGTTCAAGTCTGCTAAGAAGCAGCGTCTGTCTCGCTGGAAGGAGAATACTCCCTGGACCTCATCAGGCCATGGGTTATGTGAATCAGCAGAAAACAGGACTTTCCTAAGcaaaacaggaaggaaagaaaggatggaGTGTGAAGCGGATGAACAAAAACAGGGCTCTGATGAGAACATGTCAGAATG TGAAACTAGCAGTGTGTGTAGCAGCAGTGACACCGGACTCTTCACCAACGATGAAGGCCGTCAAG GGGACGATGAACAGAGCGATTGGTTCTATGAAGGCGAATGTGTCCCAGGATTCACTGTGCCTAATCTTCTGCCCAAATGGACACCTGATCGTTGCTCTGAAGTTGAAAGAATGGACTCTGGGCTAGATAAGCTTTCAGATTCCACATTCCTTTTACCTTCTCGACCAGCTCAAAGAG ggtACCATGCACGCTTGAATCGTCTGCCTGGAGCTGCAGCCCGATGTCTCAGAAAGGGGCGAAGAAGGCTTGGTGGGAAG GAGACGAGCATAAGTACTTTGGGTACAGAGAGGATAGGCCACATCATTAGTGATCCTCGGCACAAAGA aaaGAACAAAGCGTTGGCTTCTGCTTTTCCTCACATTTCCACTTGTGCACATGAG TTTAATCCCCTCTCTCCCCTTTATTCCCTGGATGTTCTTGCTGACGCTTCTCACCGAAGATGTTCACCAGCACACTGCTCTGCCAG